In a genomic window of Pseudoalteromonas xiamenensis:
- the cspE gene encoding transcription antiterminator/RNA stability regulator CspE, with product MSNKTTGSVKWFNETKGFGFIAPDNGSQDVFVHFKAIEIDGFKTLHEGQKVSFNVEKGAKGPQAANVTVA from the coding sequence ATGTCTAATAAGACAACTGGTTCAGTAAAATGGTTTAACGAAACTAAAGGCTTTGGCTTTATTGCGCCTGACAACGGCAGCCAGGACGTTTTCGTTCACTTTAAAGCAATTGAAATTGATGGTTTTAAAACGCTTCATGAAGGACAAAAAGTGTCTTTCAATGTTGAAAAAGGCGCTAAAGGCCCACAAGCAGCGAACGTTACTGTAGCGTAA
- a CDS encoding methyl-accepting chemotaxis protein, producing MQSDLTRRVIRQVIEDKELRKTVNVVTQDQLGMTANYINELLKQLTIDLSQFQTASSKIATATHETAFAIVDSQKNLSEQQQGIESISAAAEQMMQNIEHVTHSMQQNFEVLGNLVRECELGENKAKDTSNVILALSDEMSGAANRINTLNDEVGKITAVVDMIRSIAEQTNLLALNAAIEAARAGEQGRGFAVVADEVRSLANRTQECTEQIANMVVELQHTAASSSQTVLASKDRAGLAVKDIGAVTMLLKTMVEQAKAVEMGTKEVTENAHHQNIALHEVVSRITSIQGKSVENVKGSEQIATAAGQIADSAMKMDELIDQYRLSYEEAANKVDASNLRLYKMS from the coding sequence ATGCAATCCGACCTGACCCGTCGCGTTATTCGCCAAGTGATTGAGGATAAAGAACTCCGCAAAACAGTCAACGTGGTGACGCAAGACCAGCTAGGTATGACCGCAAATTACATCAATGAGCTGCTCAAGCAGCTCACCATCGATTTAAGTCAGTTTCAAACAGCATCATCAAAAATTGCCACTGCAACGCATGAAACGGCGTTTGCAATTGTGGATAGCCAAAAGAACCTCTCAGAACAGCAGCAAGGGATTGAGTCGATTTCGGCTGCTGCGGAACAAATGATGCAGAACATAGAGCATGTTACGCACTCAATGCAGCAAAATTTTGAGGTGCTGGGTAACTTGGTGCGTGAGTGTGAACTGGGTGAAAATAAAGCGAAAGATACGTCCAATGTGATTCTCGCGTTGTCGGATGAAATGTCGGGCGCGGCAAACCGAATTAATACCTTGAACGACGAAGTGGGCAAAATTACCGCGGTTGTCGACATGATTAGAAGCATTGCGGAACAAACCAACTTACTTGCGCTAAATGCGGCCATCGAAGCGGCGCGAGCGGGTGAACAAGGACGAGGTTTTGCGGTGGTCGCAGATGAAGTACGCAGCCTTGCCAATCGCACACAAGAATGCACGGAACAAATTGCCAACATGGTGGTGGAGTTACAACACACCGCAGCGTCATCAAGCCAAACCGTATTGGCAAGTAAAGACAGAGCGGGACTTGCCGTTAAGGATATTGGTGCGGTAACCATGCTACTTAAAACCATGGTAGAGCAAGCCAAAGCGGTGGAAATGGGGACCAAAGAAGTAACGGAAAATGCGCACCATCAGAATATAGCATTGCATGAAGTGGTGTCACGGATCACGTCAATACAAGGGAAGTCAGTTGAAAATGTGAAAGGCTCAGAGCAAATCGCGACAGCAGCGGGTCAAATTGCCGATTCAGCAATGAAAATGGACGAGCTGATCGACCAATATCGTCTGAGCTACGAAGAAGCGGCAAACAAAGTGGATGCGTCTAACTTAAGATTGTACAAAATGTCCTAA
- a CDS encoding nitrate- and nitrite sensing domain-containing protein produces the protein MNSLLRLFSQYLSLLVITPCILLLFLVFANVGVALKNAKEADEIEKYSELAGVVLSTIHEIQKERGMTAGYLGTKDSNVLSDLNRQRQVVDNVVAELDALAADTERRKRVETDLRAMRALLMERNKVRGEVNAFSTTVADAIAFYTSINRAGFKIVEDASDISTNKRVSYELSALYAFSFAKEQAGIERALLTSVFAKDEITQKQVVRASELIDYQRNSLRTAIRLAIGEEKALFEKAANDRSFKQVNEYRDLVLSKNTGFGVDAQAWFSAATKRIEVLREAELQALDFSVHEAKELLTKSLYLVTGEFALLIFAVAITFGVWKTMRLQKCNPT, from the coding sequence ATGAATTCTCTTTTGCGTCTTTTTAGTCAGTATTTAAGTCTACTGGTCATAACACCCTGTATCTTGCTGCTTTTTTTGGTCTTCGCGAACGTTGGTGTTGCACTAAAAAATGCGAAAGAAGCGGATGAAATTGAAAAATATTCGGAACTAGCAGGTGTTGTGCTAAGTACCATTCATGAAATCCAAAAAGAACGCGGTATGACGGCCGGCTATTTAGGGACAAAGGACAGCAACGTGCTCTCGGATTTAAATAGGCAGCGTCAGGTCGTTGATAACGTGGTGGCTGAGTTAGATGCACTTGCAGCCGACACGGAACGCAGAAAGCGGGTCGAAACTGACTTGAGGGCGATGCGGGCGTTGTTGATGGAGCGAAACAAAGTGCGTGGTGAAGTAAATGCATTTTCGACTACAGTAGCCGATGCCATTGCATTTTATACCTCAATCAATCGAGCTGGGTTTAAAATTGTAGAAGACGCCTCAGACATTAGTACGAATAAACGCGTGAGTTATGAGCTCTCTGCCTTGTATGCTTTTTCGTTTGCGAAGGAGCAAGCGGGTATTGAACGAGCCTTGTTAACGTCTGTTTTCGCAAAAGATGAAATCACCCAAAAACAAGTAGTCAGGGCTTCTGAACTCATTGACTACCAAAGAAATTCATTAAGAACAGCAATCCGTCTTGCGATTGGCGAAGAGAAAGCGCTATTTGAAAAAGCAGCAAATGACAGGTCGTTTAAGCAAGTGAATGAATATCGTGACCTCGTCCTATCTAAAAACACGGGTTTTGGCGTGGACGCGCAAGCTTGGTTTAGCGCTGCCACAAAGCGTATAGAAGTGTTGCGTGAGGCGGAGTTGCAAGCCTTGGACTTTAGCGTGCATGAAGCCAAAGAACTACTGACTAAGTCGCTTTATTTGGTCACTGGCGAGTTTGCATTGTTAATCTTTGCGGTAGCGATAACCTTTGGGGTTTGGAAAACGATGCGATTGCAAAAATGCAATCCGACCTGA
- a CDS encoding methyl-accepting chemotaxis protein: MFFKRNVPNKFEEEVKALKSERDQLLEKLNDVEHRLHTAYEESAEVARAVEIERTIVKNFFLSLDMLDAVRHDVASSAELLKGEQSRLTGSLSDFQNISSGLSSCVKVLVGLTGQTEKLKDSFEKLSQSASEINSFVTQVQSISEQTNLLALNAAIEAARAGEQGRGFAVVADEVRTLASRSSEAAEKISHLTNITTQQTENAFEHVKQNTHETEVVSNTASEINESVGSMADSSRVMADVISAASMSTFIQTVKLDHLVWKVNIYKAIRSGKEGEEHKFADHHQCRLGKWYYEGEGRDDFANFSHFKKLEAPHAKVHTSGIEALRASARGDKEMLITMLSNMEKASMEVFDCLNGIERQMHS; encoded by the coding sequence ATGTTTTTCAAACGGAATGTTCCAAATAAGTTCGAAGAAGAAGTTAAAGCACTCAAGAGTGAACGAGATCAACTACTCGAGAAACTAAACGATGTCGAACATCGTTTGCACACAGCATATGAAGAATCCGCGGAAGTCGCTAGAGCTGTGGAAATTGAACGGACCATCGTCAAAAACTTTTTCTTATCACTGGATATGTTGGATGCGGTAAGACATGACGTCGCGAGTTCTGCTGAGCTGTTAAAAGGCGAGCAATCTCGTTTAACCGGCAGCTTGAGTGACTTTCAAAACATCAGTTCAGGATTAAGCAGTTGCGTAAAAGTCTTGGTTGGTTTGACAGGACAAACCGAAAAGCTCAAAGATTCGTTTGAAAAATTATCTCAATCTGCCTCCGAAATTAATTCGTTTGTTACTCAGGTGCAAAGTATTTCAGAACAAACTAATTTACTTGCGTTGAATGCTGCTATTGAAGCTGCTCGCGCAGGTGAACAAGGTCGAGGATTTGCTGTCGTGGCTGACGAAGTCAGAACGTTGGCGAGCCGTTCCTCAGAAGCGGCAGAAAAAATTTCACATCTCACCAACATCACAACCCAACAAACAGAAAATGCGTTTGAGCATGTGAAACAAAACACGCATGAAACTGAAGTAGTTTCCAATACTGCGTCAGAAATCAATGAATCCGTTGGAAGCATGGCCGACTCATCTCGCGTTATGGCCGATGTAATTTCTGCGGCCAGTATGAGTACGTTTATCCAGACGGTGAAATTAGATCATTTAGTTTGGAAGGTGAACATTTATAAAGCGATACGCAGCGGAAAAGAAGGCGAAGAACATAAGTTTGCAGACCATCATCAATGTCGTTTAGGAAAGTGGTACTACGAAGGGGAAGGTCGCGATGATTTCGCCAACTTTTCTCATTTCAAAAAACTCGAAGCCCCGCATGCTAAGGTTCATACTTCGGGCATTGAAGCCTTGCGTGCGAGTGCCCGAGGGGACAAAGAAATGCTGATCACCATGCTTTCGAATATGGAAAAAGCCAGTATGGAGGTTTTTGATTGCTTAAACGGCATCGAACGCCAAATGCACAGTTAA
- a CDS encoding ATP-binding protein, whose protein sequence is MSKQLGEIRQLRTKLLLVLVVLLLAIVYLLPSLFQSLAARDRQNKHLQAIQIMSKDIIHYDEILTMSARMFAYTQDSTWETRYQTNAARLDEALASAQRLDPEINEAITSTAKVNQALIEIERKAFEQAKLGYTQYAQNILLNSTYDDLKAHYAQGVFSAMKHAIEVEEGAISKENEEKIRSYSFLLAMLSLFLLIFIVFFYRHNKTTDDYIGDLLASLEKTINQLQQQKEHLTQANQVKSQLLANMSHELRTPINGIYGSLQLLKQKPIAKEDLDLIDTSIQCSELLVSLVNDILDFTYLEAGKLELDTKPFDLNKTLNTVEHIFREECRVNGLMFEFDAQLSFEQREGDEIRIKQILFNLLNNAVKFTPKGRVSVRVSDSTENDMVNITIADTGIGMSEATMQKMFERFEQADASTTRTQGGTGLGMPIVKALLDEMSGAIEVMSQEEVGTQIDLHFLLPKHLQSDELSAQPNKVTFAPLKGLTALVAEDNTINQIVISKMLQNVGIDATLVANGQEAINKLTTQVDLVLLDIQMPVMDGTEACKAIKALRPNLPIIAVTANVFESDIAHYKAIGFDAVVSKPISQDAFVAVLHSVSMEVGKSVGS, encoded by the coding sequence ATGTCAAAGCAATTAGGTGAGATCCGTCAGTTACGCACCAAATTACTGCTTGTACTGGTGGTACTGTTGCTCGCTATTGTTTATTTACTCCCCTCTTTATTCCAAAGTCTGGCTGCCCGCGATAGACAAAATAAACATTTGCAAGCGATACAAATAATGTCGAAAGACATCATTCATTATGATGAAATACTGACCATGTCAGCACGGATGTTTGCCTATACGCAAGACTCAACATGGGAAACGCGTTATCAAACTAACGCCGCACGGCTTGATGAGGCTCTTGCCAGCGCCCAACGTCTAGATCCCGAAATTAATGAGGCGATCACCTCCACGGCGAAAGTTAATCAAGCACTGATTGAGATTGAACGCAAGGCATTTGAACAAGCCAAGCTGGGCTATACGCAGTACGCGCAAAACATCCTTTTGAATTCAACCTATGACGATTTAAAGGCTCACTATGCACAAGGTGTATTTAGTGCCATGAAACACGCGATAGAGGTCGAAGAAGGTGCAATATCAAAGGAAAACGAAGAAAAAATCAGGTCTTATTCTTTTCTCCTTGCGATGCTGTCGCTGTTTTTATTGATTTTCATCGTGTTTTTTTACCGTCATAACAAAACAACCGATGATTACATTGGTGATTTGTTAGCGTCACTAGAGAAAACCATTAACCAACTGCAGCAACAAAAAGAGCATCTAACACAGGCGAATCAAGTTAAGTCTCAACTTCTGGCGAATATGTCACATGAATTGAGAACCCCGATTAATGGCATTTATGGCAGTTTGCAGTTACTCAAACAAAAGCCTATTGCAAAAGAAGACCTCGATTTGATTGACACATCAATTCAGTGCAGTGAATTACTTGTTAGTTTGGTGAATGACATTCTTGATTTCACTTATTTAGAGGCGGGTAAGCTTGAGCTCGATACTAAGCCTTTTGACCTCAATAAAACATTGAACACGGTTGAGCATATTTTTCGCGAAGAATGTCGTGTGAACGGTTTGATGTTTGAATTTGATGCTCAATTAAGCTTTGAACAGCGCGAAGGAGATGAAATACGCATCAAGCAGATATTATTCAATTTGCTTAATAACGCCGTTAAATTTACACCGAAAGGCCGTGTTTCTGTGCGAGTTTCTGATTCTACGGAAAACGACATGGTGAACATAACGATTGCAGATACAGGCATTGGCATGAGTGAGGCGACGATGCAAAAGATGTTTGAACGCTTCGAACAAGCGGATGCATCGACCACCCGAACCCAAGGCGGCACGGGGCTAGGCATGCCGATAGTCAAAGCACTGTTAGATGAGATGTCCGGCGCCATTGAAGTCATGAGCCAAGAAGAGGTCGGAACCCAAATAGACCTTCATTTTTTACTGCCTAAACACCTGCAATCGGATGAACTTAGCGCACAACCCAATAAAGTGACATTCGCACCATTAAAAGGCCTCACCGCGTTAGTGGCCGAAGACAATACGATAAACCAAATCGTGATCAGCAAAATGCTGCAAAACGTTGGTATCGATGCCACATTGGTTGCAAATGGGCAAGAAGCAATCAATAAATTGACCACACAGGTAGACCTCGTTTTGCTCGATATTCAAATGCCGGTAATGGATGGGACGGAGGCTTGCAAAGCGATTAAAGCGCTGCGACCAAACTTACCTATCATTGCGGTCACGGCGAATGTGTTTGAAAGCGATATTGCGCATTACAAAGCAATTGGTTTCGACGCCGTCGTCAGTAAACCGATTTCACAGGATGCTTTTGTCGCTGTACTGCATTCGGTGTCTATGGAAGTTGGAAAATCTGTTGGATCTTGA
- a CDS encoding DUF2141 domain-containing protein: MKHTLVLVATMLTLMGCQSTNSASINANPGKLTELTVRIDNVQNTDGKLLVLLHDNSESYYADDNVKKDGARYFAMKAVVPQIPMTLVQFKDIPAGKYAVSVVHDEDDDGKLDRMVFPFLGMPSEPYALSNNTYNTFSKGDFEAALVTVDAPQSTVTLQLATHLSKVTGL, from the coding sequence ATGAAACACACACTCGTTTTAGTCGCCACGATGCTGACATTAATGGGATGCCAGTCCACCAATTCAGCCAGTATCAATGCTAACCCAGGAAAGCTCACGGAACTCACCGTACGCATAGATAACGTGCAAAACACCGATGGCAAACTATTGGTGTTATTGCATGATAATAGCGAAAGCTACTATGCAGATGATAACGTCAAAAAAGACGGGGCTCGTTACTTCGCTATGAAAGCGGTGGTGCCTCAAATTCCAATGACTTTAGTGCAATTTAAAGACATACCAGCGGGAAAATACGCCGTGAGTGTGGTTCATGATGAAGATGATGATGGCAAACTCGATAGAATGGTGTTTCCCTTCTTAGGTATGCCAAGTGAGCCTTACGCACTCTCAAACAACACCTATAACACCTTTTCAAAAGGGGATTTTGAAGCCGCGTTAGTGACAGTCGACGCGCCACAATCAACGGTCACTCTGCAACTTGCAACGCATTTATCTAAAGTGACTGGACTGTAA
- a CDS encoding pirin family protein, translating into MKVLTARKAQATQDGAGVKINRIAGFDGKSLDPFLMIDELKSDDSGDYMAGFPAHPHRGIETFTYIRKGGFEHRDQMGNVKAIRSGDVQWMSTGRGVVHSEMPLADAIDGMHGFQIWLNMPAKEKMRAPRYQDSAMTGVKTVETAQGVVLRALAGDWHIEGQTVSAHLQGLAGDGALADVVMPANSKTTLDLSQHGKALIYIHSGNLLDERFGQMIQLTLDPTEPVILESGTHGVGLLVLAGNPINERIAHMGPFVMNTQEELHQAIRDYQQGRFGDIV; encoded by the coding sequence ATGAAAGTTTTAACCGCACGCAAAGCCCAAGCAACTCAAGATGGTGCTGGCGTAAAAATAAATCGCATTGCAGGTTTTGATGGTAAAAGCCTCGACCCATTCTTGATGATTGATGAATTAAAATCGGATGACAGCGGCGATTACATGGCCGGATTTCCAGCGCATCCACATCGCGGTATCGAAACGTTTACCTATATTCGTAAAGGGGGTTTTGAACACCGCGACCAAATGGGTAACGTCAAAGCTATTCGCTCAGGCGACGTGCAGTGGATGAGTACTGGGCGCGGTGTCGTCCATTCCGAGATGCCGCTCGCCGATGCCATCGATGGTATGCACGGTTTCCAAATTTGGCTCAATATGCCTGCAAAGGAAAAAATGCGTGCCCCTCGTTACCAGGATTCCGCTATGACTGGCGTGAAAACGGTGGAAACTGCGCAGGGGGTTGTACTTCGAGCATTAGCTGGAGATTGGCATATTGAAGGACAAACGGTCAGCGCTCACTTGCAAGGCCTCGCTGGTGATGGCGCGCTTGCGGATGTTGTTATGCCCGCTAACAGCAAAACGACCCTAGATTTGAGCCAACATGGCAAAGCCTTGATTTACATTCACAGCGGCAACTTATTGGACGAACGATTCGGACAAATGATCCAGTTAACGCTTGATCCGACTGAGCCTGTCATTCTTGAAAGCGGTACTCATGGTGTGGGGTTACTCGTCCTTGCAGGCAACCCGATTAATGAGCGTATCGCCCATATGGGTCCATTCGTAATGAACACGCAAGAAGAGCTACACCAAGCCATTCGTGATTACCAACAAGGTCGCTTTGGCGACATTGTATAG
- a CDS encoding glutathione S-transferase family protein produces the protein MGLLVDGVWHDKWYDTSKSNGRFEREAAKLRNWVTNTGEAGPSGEAGFKAEQGRYHLYVSLACPWAHRTLIMRKLKGLETYIDVSVVSPDMLSHGWSFDTDAMSSGDALYQLNFLHELYVKHDPTYSGRVTVPVLWDKHTQRIVSNESSEIIRMFNTAFNSLTHNDDDYYPQALRTQIDDINEFIYHNVNNGVYKVGFATTQDAYENAFDTLFAALDTLDKALSTKRYLLGSTLTEADIRLFTTLVRFDAVYVGHFKCNLCRIEDYPNLSEYLRDVYQVAGVADTTDLMHIKRHYYFSHTQINPTQVVPIGPKLNLSRPHNRALLA, from the coding sequence ATGGGACTGTTAGTCGATGGGGTGTGGCATGACAAATGGTATGACACATCAAAATCAAATGGGCGGTTTGAACGCGAAGCGGCAAAATTGCGAAACTGGGTAACAAACACAGGTGAAGCTGGGCCAAGCGGTGAAGCAGGATTTAAAGCAGAACAAGGCCGTTATCATTTATATGTTTCGCTTGCTTGCCCTTGGGCACACCGCACCTTGATCATGAGAAAGTTAAAAGGGCTTGAAACGTATATCGACGTGTCCGTAGTGAGCCCAGATATGTTGTCACACGGCTGGAGTTTTGACACCGACGCCATGAGCTCTGGCGATGCATTGTATCAGCTGAATTTTTTACATGAGTTATACGTAAAACATGATCCAACCTACTCTGGTCGAGTCACCGTGCCTGTGCTTTGGGATAAGCACACACAGCGCATTGTGAGTAATGAATCGAGTGAAATCATACGCATGTTTAATACGGCCTTTAATTCGCTGACTCACAACGACGATGACTATTATCCCCAAGCATTGCGTACTCAGATTGATGACATTAACGAGTTCATTTACCACAACGTGAATAATGGCGTATACAAAGTTGGCTTCGCAACGACACAAGACGCCTATGAAAACGCGTTTGACACGCTGTTTGCAGCGCTAGATACATTAGACAAAGCGCTCTCAACGAAACGGTACTTGCTAGGCAGTACGCTTACGGAAGCCGACATTCGTCTTTTTACAACACTGGTACGTTTTGATGCTGTCTATGTTGGGCATTTCAAATGCAATCTATGTCGTATTGAAGACTATCCCAATTTAAGTGAATATTTGCGAGATGTATACCAAGTCGCAGGGGTCGCTGACACCACAGATTTAATGCACATTAAGCGCCACTATTACTTCAGCCATACTCAAATTAACCCAACTCAAGTCGTACCGATTGGACCAAAGCTCAATCTATCACGACCCCACAATCGTGCATTACTAGCTTAA
- the katG gene encoding catalase/peroxidase HPI: MRTTKKHMLSAVAIMVSVFATPSYASMTNEAKTNQFWWPEQLNLSPLRQHAAESNPYGTNYNYVAEFSKLNLQQVKQDIETTLKDSKDWWPADWGHYGPLMIRMAWHSAGVYRIHDGRGGAAGGQQRFDPLNSWPDNANLDKARRLLWPVKKKYGKSLSWADLMVLAGNVALESMGFETLGFAGGRADDWEPDLVYWGPETAFLKDERRDNKGKLKGPLAAVEMGLIYVNPEGPHGKPDPLLAAQDIRMSFGRMAMNDDEIVALIAGGHTFGKAHGAKKPADCTGKEPAAAAIEEQGFGWKNKCGKGHSEDTTTSGLEGAWTVTPTQWSTNYLDNLMNFNWVITKSPAGATQWIPDNAAASNLVPDAHVAGKRHAPIMFTTDLALKFDPQFKQIVDRFRADPKEFEHAFAKAWFKLTHRDMGPRARYVGAEVPSEVFSWQDPVPDADYTPITASDVKTLKAQILKSGLSVPELVRTAWAAASSHRVTDMRGGANGGRLRLEPQISWKANNPTEVKKVLAELESIQQSFNQRAGKKHVSLADLIVLGGSAAVEKAASEAGVNVEVEFKPGRTDATQAQTDINSFAVLEPKADAFRNYYTMDAFMSPTEMLVDKSNMLGLTVPEMTVLLGGMRALDANYQGSKNGVFTNKPGTLTNDFFINLLDMSTTWSKSATEGLYEGHDRKTGELKWTATPVDLIFGSHSELRAIAEVYASDDAKQKFVNDFVEVWVKVMRLDRFDLR; the protein is encoded by the coding sequence ATGAGAACGACGAAAAAGCACATGCTCTCTGCTGTAGCGATTATGGTGTCGGTTTTTGCCACACCGAGCTATGCAAGCATGACCAATGAAGCAAAAACCAACCAGTTTTGGTGGCCAGAGCAACTCAACCTAAGCCCACTTCGACAACACGCCGCAGAATCCAATCCGTATGGTACGAATTACAACTACGTCGCTGAATTCAGCAAGTTAAATTTACAGCAAGTAAAACAAGACATTGAAACAACGCTTAAAGACTCCAAAGATTGGTGGCCAGCTGATTGGGGTCACTACGGGCCTTTAATGATCCGTATGGCATGGCACAGCGCTGGGGTTTATCGAATTCACGACGGTCGTGGTGGTGCGGCAGGCGGCCAACAACGTTTTGATCCGCTCAATAGCTGGCCTGACAACGCGAATTTAGACAAAGCTCGTCGTCTACTTTGGCCGGTAAAGAAAAAGTACGGCAAGAGCCTTTCTTGGGCTGACTTAATGGTCTTAGCTGGTAACGTCGCGCTGGAATCGATGGGTTTCGAAACGCTTGGTTTTGCCGGTGGTCGCGCGGATGACTGGGAGCCTGATTTGGTATACTGGGGCCCTGAGACCGCATTTTTAAAAGACGAGCGCCGCGACAATAAAGGTAAGTTAAAAGGCCCTCTTGCGGCCGTAGAAATGGGCTTGATTTACGTGAACCCTGAAGGTCCACATGGTAAACCCGATCCATTACTTGCAGCTCAAGATATTCGGATGTCTTTTGGCCGTATGGCGATGAACGACGACGAAATCGTTGCATTAATTGCGGGTGGACATACGTTTGGTAAAGCCCACGGAGCGAAGAAACCTGCAGATTGCACAGGCAAAGAACCCGCAGCGGCCGCCATTGAAGAACAAGGCTTTGGTTGGAAAAACAAATGTGGCAAAGGCCATAGTGAAGATACGACCACAAGTGGTCTTGAAGGTGCGTGGACCGTTACGCCCACTCAATGGTCGACTAACTATTTAGATAACCTAATGAATTTCAACTGGGTAATCACGAAAAGTCCAGCCGGTGCTACGCAATGGATCCCTGACAATGCAGCCGCGTCGAACTTAGTTCCCGACGCGCATGTGGCGGGTAAACGCCATGCGCCTATCATGTTTACGACAGACTTGGCGTTAAAATTTGATCCGCAGTTTAAACAGATTGTTGACCGATTCAGAGCAGATCCAAAAGAGTTCGAACATGCGTTTGCAAAAGCATGGTTTAAATTGACTCACCGCGATATGGGGCCTCGTGCTCGCTACGTTGGTGCGGAAGTACCAAGTGAAGTATTCTCTTGGCAAGATCCTGTGCCTGACGCTGATTACACTCCGATTACGGCATCCGATGTAAAAACATTGAAAGCACAAATTTTAAAATCCGGTTTAAGTGTCCCTGAACTTGTTCGAACCGCATGGGCTGCGGCTTCAAGCCACCGCGTAACCGATATGCGCGGTGGTGCAAATGGGGGTCGTTTACGTTTAGAACCGCAGATCAGTTGGAAAGCGAATAACCCAACCGAAGTTAAGAAAGTGTTGGCTGAACTTGAATCGATACAACAGTCGTTTAATCAACGTGCTGGCAAGAAACACGTTTCACTTGCTGACCTAATCGTACTGGGTGGTAGCGCAGCGGTGGAGAAAGCCGCAAGCGAAGCTGGCGTGAACGTCGAGGTTGAATTTAAACCTGGCCGCACAGACGCAACGCAAGCACAAACCGACATCAACTCCTTTGCGGTCCTTGAACCAAAGGCTGATGCATTCAGAAACTATTACACTATGGACGCATTTATGTCACCGACCGAAATGTTAGTTGATAAGTCCAACATGTTAGGTCTGACAGTGCCTGAAATGACGGTGTTGCTGGGTGGAATGCGCGCACTCGATGCAAACTACCAAGGTTCTAAAAATGGTGTATTTACGAATAAACCTGGTACGTTGACGAATGATTTCTTCATTAACTTACTCGATATGTCTACGACATGGAGTAAATCAGCAACGGAAGGTTTATACGAAGGTCACGACCGCAAAACTGGCGAACTCAAATGGACAGCAACGCCTGTTGATTTGATTTTCGGCTCGCACTCAGAACTACGCGCAATTGCAGAAGTTTATGCTTCTGATGACGCTAAACAGAAGTTTGTAAATGACTTTGTTGAAGTGTGGGTAAAAGTCATGCGTTTAGACCGCTTCGACCTACGTTAA